In one window of Arachis ipaensis cultivar K30076 chromosome B06, Araip1.1, whole genome shotgun sequence DNA:
- the LOC107605034 gene encoding uncharacterized protein LOC107605034 yields the protein MVLGSKGKNRRGGTVQMDCLVHIQEIKPWPPSQSLKSLRSVLIQWENGERSSGSTSPVSPGEGKIEFNESFRLHVTLLKDMSAKHSVADVFQKNYLEFNLYEPRRDKIVKGQLLGTAIIDLADCGVLKEPLSVSVPLNCKRNYRNTDQPLLYVKIEPTEKHRTRSSFKESNPKEASKDNKGGDSVSTLMNEEYAEEAESASFTDDDVSSHSSIVAATTPETSGSIPPHCAENGAPGATRNTDSNEKEHTLASETKVERLQQDTCEKLESSSNASSGDLSSNIESPANGQPAMENTSNHSPVTIQKQVVDSSSPSLVENSKSRFTNSDHENLDQEDFEEDANCRNKFEDVKTNSNGSTIDIYSRNTTSLSNGFVDMTPGSVNCISSEIDDKLNELHGEADESHMKGEGSAKSYCSSVEDSNGNEMSDLDMQNHVGNESMARGVKDQVSLSSDIYYLGGSESHLKGSNIMRSERLKHVKSVRSSTESARSIGSLSSNHLSEVRESHIGDAQNNGGNIHDKRDAKIYPRESRSTIFDSKVEHLENKIKMLEGELREAAAIEAALYSVVAEHGSSISKVHAPARRLSRMYLHACKENIQARRSGAAKSAVSGLALVAKACGNDVPRLTFWLSNSIVLRIIISQSTRDMAPSSPTGYSMRRKRAEGNGKIAQPLVWKGLSARKSEKTAFGAFGSWDDPNVFISALEKVEAWIFSRIVESIWWQSLTPHMQLVDAKSSKKSFRRMSTTCDQEQGDLSLDIWKNAFREACDRICPIRAGGHECGCLSLLPRLIMEQCVARLDVAMFNAILRESADDIPTDPVSDPIGDPKVLPIPPGKSSFGAGAQLKTAIGNWSRWLTDLFGIDDDDALEDKDDDDHYSSDGSQNTSFKAFHLLNALSDLMMLPKDMLLNESIRKEVCPMFSAPLIKKILENFVPDEFCPDPIPPVVFEALDSQDDLEDGKESVNYYPCIAAPIAYSPPPATSIASITAEVGSESYLRRSKSSVIRKSYTSDDELDELSSPLSSILFNGSSSPASVKPNWKLKDCRIESNVRYELLRDVWRNSE from the exons ATGGTTCTAGGCTCAAAAGGGAAGAACCGGAGAGGTGGCACCGTGCAAATGGATTGCCTTGTTCACATTCAAGAGATTAAGCCATGGCCCCCATCACAATCTCTCAAGTCCCTTCGTTCTGTGTTGATACAATGGGAGAACGGCGAGCGCTCTTCAGGGTCTACCAGTCCTGTTTCCCCAGGTGAAGGGAAAATTGAGTTTAATGAGTCATTTAGGCTTCATGTGACTCTGTTGAAGGACATGTCTGCCAAGCATAGTGTTGCTGATGTGTTTCAAAAGAATTACTTGGAGTTCAATTTGTATGAGCCTCGAAGAGATAAGATTGTTAAAGGTCAGTTGCTAGGAACTGCCATTATAGACTTGGCGGATTGTGGCGTCCTTAAGGAGCCCTTGAGTGTTAGTGTTCCATTGAACTGCAAGAGGAACTACAGAAACACGGATCAGCCGCTTTTGTATGTTAAAATCGAGCCTACCGAAAAGCATCGGACTAGGTCCTCGTTCAAGGAAAGCAATCCCAAAGAGGCATCGAAGGACAACAAAGGTGGTGACTCTGTGTCTACATTGATGAATGAAGAATATGCTGAGGAAGCTGAGAGTGCTTCCTTTACTGATGATGATGTTTCCTCCCATTCATCTATTGTAGCAGCTACTACCCCGGAAACAAGTGGGAGTATACCTCCTCATTGTGCAGAG AATGGAGCACCTGGAGCAACCCGAAACACAGATAGTAATGAAAAGGAGCATACTTTGGCATCAGAAACAAAGGTTGAAAGATTGCAACAAGATACATGTGAGAAACTAGAGAGTTCATCTAACGCATCATCCGGAGATCTGTCCTCTAATATCGAAAGCCCGGCAAATGGTCAACCAGCTATGGAGAATACTAGTAATCACAGCCCAGTGACAATTCAAAAGCAAGTTGTTGATTCCTCCTCCCCATCCTTGGTGGAAAATTCCAAGAGCAGGTTCACAAACAGTGATCATGAAAATTTGGATCAGGAGGATTTTGAAGAGGATGCTAATTGTAGAAATAAATTTGAAGATGTTAAAACTAACAGTAATGGAAGTACTATTGATATCTATTCAAGGAACACTACATCTCTTAGTAATGGCTTTGTGGACATGACTCCAGGCTCTGTAAACTGTATTAGTTCAGAAATCGATGACAAATTGAATGAGCTGCATGGTGAAGCTGACGAATCTCACATGAAGGGGGAAGGAAGTGCTAAATCTTATTGTAGTTCTGTTGAGGATAGTAATGGAAATGAAATGTCTGATTTGGATATGCAAAACCATGTAGGAAATGAATCAATGGCTCGTGGTGTGAAAGACCAAGTTTCATTAAGTAGCGATATATACTATCTTGGTGGGTCAGAGAGTCATCTGAAAGGCAGTAATATTATGAGAAGTGAGAGATTAAAGCACGTGAAGTCGGTGAGGTCATCAACAGAATCAGCTAGGAGTATTGGATCACTCAGTAGCAATCATCTTTCTGAAGTAAGAGAAAGCCATATAGGAGATGCACAAAACAATGGAGGGAACATCCATGACAAAAGAGATGCTAAGATTTATCCAAGGGAATCCAGATCTACCATTTTTGACAGCAAGGTTGAGCATTTGGAAAACAAGATTAAGATGCTTGAGGGAGAGTTAAGAGAGGCTGCTGCCATTGAAGCTGCTTTATATTCAGTAGTTGCTGAGCATGGCAGTTCCATCAGTAAGGTTCATGCCCCAGCTCGGCGCCTGTCCAGGATGTACCTTCATGCTTGTAAAGAAAATATTCAAGCAAGAAGGTCTGGGGCTGCTAAAAGTGCTGTTTCAGGTTTAGCACTTGTTGCAAAAGCTTGTGGAAATGATGTCCCAAG ATTGACATTTTGGTTATCTAATTCTATTGTGTTGAGAATAATTATAAGCCAATCCACCAGAGACATGGCGCCATCAAGTCCTACCGGTTATAGTATGAGAAGGAAGAGAGCAGAGGGGAATGGAAAAATAGCTCAACCATTGGTATGGAAAGGTCTATCTGCTAGGAAAAGTGAGAAGACAGCATTTGGTGCTTTTGGCAGCTGGGATGACCCAAATGTATTCATCTCAGCACTAGAAAAGGTGGAAGCTTGGATCTTCTCTCGCATTGTGGAATCAATATGGTGGCAG TCTTTGACTCCGCATATGCAGCTTGTTGATGCGAAGT CATCAAAGAAAAGCTTTAGAAGAATGTCTACCACATGTGACCAAGAGCAAGGGGATTTATCACTTGACATTTGGAAGAATGCTTTTAGAGAAGCCTGTGATAGGATCTGTCCCATTCGAGCTGGAGGGCATGAATGTGGCTGTTTGTCTCTTCTTCCTAGATTG ATAATGGAGCAGTGTGTGGCAAGATTAGATGTTGCAATGTTCAATGCCATCCTTCGTGAATCTGCTGATGACATCCCAACGGATCCTGTATCTGATCCCATTGGTGATCCTAAGGTCCTCCCCATTCCACCTGGTAAATCAAGCTTTGGAGCTGGTGCACAGCTGAAAACGGCG ATTGGAAACTGGTCTAGATGGCTGACTGATCTATTTGGTATCGATGATGATGATGCGCTTGAAGATAAAGATGATGATGACCATTACAGCAGTGATGGAAGTCAAAATACATCATTCAAGGCCTTCCATCTTCTCAATGCACTGAGTGACCTCATGATGCTCCCTAAGGATATGCTGTTAAACGAATCCATCAGGAAAGAG GTGTGTCCCATGTTTAGTGCACCACTTATCAAGAAGATTCTGGAGAATTTTGTCCCGGATGAATTTTGCCCCGATCCAATTCCACCTGTTGTCTTTGAAGCTCTGGACTCACAG GATGATCTCGAAGATGGAAAGGAGTCTGTCAACTACTATCCATGCATTGCAGCTCCAATCGCATATTCACCTCCCCCTGCAACTTCCATTGCAAGCATTACGGCGGAAGTTGGAAGCGAATCTTACCTGAGAAGAAGTAAATCTTCCGTTATCAGGAAGTCATACACAAGTGACGATGAACTCGATGAATTAAGCTCTCCATTATCTTCTATATTATTTAATGGTTCCTCCTCTCCAGCATCAGTAAAACCCAACTGGAAGTTGAAGGATTGTCGCATTGAATCCAATGTCAGATATGAATTGCTCAGGGATGTCTGGAGGAATAGCGAGTAA